One Drosophila kikkawai strain 14028-0561.14 chromosome 3L, DkikHiC1v2, whole genome shotgun sequence genomic window carries:
- the LOC108075054 gene encoding cholesin produces the protein MARTELEKKAKRQGKKRKHEAARDAGHASSDDEVAIKSLVLEPQGEQPATDKDKAPKRRQQEEDTQIKKKRSKKSTSEEQVATNGGEKSSKQKSHKRKQAQGETPAILEKRSKQQTNSDDDDNEEDTQPTEEQLREAALPENTNAVVTVRQKKKLKHQQRLEAQRGQNSNKEAKANKEYLLKWKESRDEWKFIKLRQISIQQTAFDGDKLDAELWPIALEYLASSQGAARAKISKLAEEVIQQLDNEGEKLEDEAERQKLIESTRYQRARDLLQNFD, from the exons ATGGCCCGAACCGAGTTGGAGAAAAAGGCCAAGCGCCAGGGAAAGAAACGCAAGCACGAGGCGGCCAGAGACGCTGGTCATGCGTCCAGCGACGACGAAGTGGCCATCAAGTCGTTGGTCCTGGAGCCACAGGGAGAACAACCTGCAACTGACAAAG ATAAGGCACCCAAAAGGCGGCAGCAGGAGGAAGACACTCAGATAAAAAAGAAACGCAGCAAGAAATCCACTTcagaggagcaggtggccACCAACGGAGGCGAGAAATCTTCCAAACAAAAGTCCCACAAGCGCAAGCAAGCCCAGGGTGAGACTCCAGCCATCCTGGAGAAGCGCAGCAAGCAGCAGACAAATTCGGACGATGACGACAACGAGGAGGATACCCAACCGACTGAAGAGCAACTCCGTGAAGCTGCTCTACCGGAGAATACCAATGCTGTGGTCACTGTGCGCCAAAAGAAGAAGCTGAAGCACCAGCAGCGCCTGGAAGCCCAACGAGGTCAGAATTCAAACAAGGAGGCCAAAGCTAACAAGGAATACCTCTTGAAATGGAAAGAGTCCCGCGACGAATGGAAATTCATCAAGCTTCGCCAGATCTCCATCCAGCAGACGGCCTTTGATGGGGACAAACTTGATGCGGAGCTGTGGCCAATAGCTCTCGAATATTTGGCCAGCTCCCAGGGAGCAGCGCGCGCCAAGATCAGTAAACTGGCCGAGGAGGTGATTCAGCAACTGGATAATGAGGGGGAGAAGCTGGAGGACGAGGCGGAGCGGCAGAAGCTAATCGAATCCACGCGGTACCAGCGGGCGCGCGATCTGCTCCAAAACTTCGACTAG
- the LOC108075058 gene encoding uncharacterized protein: MGIQNFLSGLFKKQSNKGIAEPLPAPKAQNLGEEIRLMVNSPRFESAYNTAAPFLFAGLGAWPGYWAFRAMDYHTHRSHIPLEIYIRRTYYQAKTVQLFIILAGTYTVFRNHKLLTAQNVDNSQPADFKYDFSNLLRQKFDY; the protein is encoded by the exons ATGGGCATTCAGAACTTTTTGAGCGGTCTGTTTAAGAAACAATCAAACAAGGGCATTGCCGAACCATTACCTGCACCAAAAGCTCAGAATCTTGGCGAGGAAATAAGGCTAATGGTCAATTCCCCACGGTTTGAGAGCGCCTACAATACTGCCGCTCCATTTCTGTTCGCCGGCTTGGGAGCTTGGCCGGGATATTGGGCTTTTAGAGCAATGGATTATCATACCCACCGATCCCATATACCATTGGAGATCTATATAAGACGG ACCTACTATCAAGCCAAGACGGTGcaactatttattattttggctGGCACTTATACAGTATTCAGGAACCACAAACTGTTGACTGCACAAAATGTTGATAACTCGCAG CCAGCAGATTTTAAATATGACTTCTCTAATTTATTACGGCAAAAATTCGATTACTAA
- the LOC108075056 gene encoding uncharacterized protein: MDTLRQSISQFFNKSKPKSVEIQTEPKPKDSKTEKDSLEPITSGDLPTPEIKIKKFSTEPNVADFNYEMEFVDFLDRNSPKGLSKKLIDMLPYLEIGFFSWPAYWLYRGYNWQHRRNTERISFYIQRTYQQAKLMQVAILATGAFAVSISRSPLQMQGMEYKKPNESS, encoded by the exons atggacACGTTGCGCCAGAGTATTTCACAGTTTTTCAATAAATCCAAGCCCAAAAGTGTGGAGATACAGACAGAACCCAAACCAAAAGATTCGAAAACAGAAAAGGATTCTTTGGAACCCATAACCTCTGGGGACTTGCCTACGCcagagataaaaataaaaaaattcagCACCGAACCGAATGTTGCCgattttaattatgaaatgGAATTTGTTGACTTTCTAGATCGCAACTCACCCAAGGGTTTATCCAAGAAGCTAATAGATATGCTGCCGTATCTAGAAATTGGCTTCTTTTCCTGGCCAGCTTACTGGTTATATCGCGGCTACAATTGGCAGCACAGGAGAAACACGGAAAGGATTTCTTTCTACATTCAAAGG ACCTATCAGCAGGCCAAGCTCATGCAGGTGGCCATTTTGGCCACTGGTGCTTTTGCTGTCAGCATTTCACGTTCTCCCCTTCAAATGCAAGgaatggaatataaaaaaccCAATGAATCCTCTTAA